The Streptomyces sp. RKAG293 genome includes a region encoding these proteins:
- a CDS encoding non-ribosomal peptide synthetase has protein sequence MKPATTTVPQRADSTCGRLVDILCRLLPESGRLTADTVLSDAGLSSLAAVRLVLEADAEFGVEVPLPRLLQCRTVGDLAAWIDEAGGRPGTGEAAAPPGVPTEPERRHEPFPATPLQEAYVVGKYAELDSDAIGCHHYHEFELDGLDVERLSSAWQRVVAHFDALRLTGVGRSQRVLETARAPEPVVHETEGPDDWAATAADVRSRMSHHRYPPGEWPPFTIEITRRSPSGRAVVHFGIDGGVTDAHGTELLLRHWWGAYESDEHELPLAPFSLRDSVVFLARRRESTGHRADLEYWTERLKDLPGGPDLLLSEPPEPPADLDCHLRRPRRARLVPAQWRALRRRATELGVSPTTLVLSVFTDVLGGGAPAGPFSLVLTTTDRSRMPREAERLIGPYTSSCVLVVDDEPGARTSREAVGALHQQVWEALSHSSVSGVEVLRELRARGTEVPRLPVVFTSLLDIAVEGADAGSMADHERYAVGQTSGVALDHQVRLRAGGLEVRWDTADALFPTGTVDALFSRYCQALQGLCEPAEPVSTAVAAPLNGLQQAYYVPRVAGDRSRGCQLHQSFTVTGFNPGRLQAAWLRLVREHDVLRTRVGDDGRQRVLPDAPADQWIPVVDLADAGDAEAEAVEHALRHDMTHRPFPLGRGPHADLRVVRRAAGRATVHLAVDLLVADARSIVLLARELLWRYADPSADIPAHVPTSVAALAPDTAPAAAAPSSGAEPAEASGREHWRARLVDLPSGPRLPEGTPGAHDPVRRTGRLTERAALLRWAGRHGVELDTVLLAAYCAALAAEWDEPFTVPVVRWQEGDDSRRPAELTALSWVRSAAPGTPPPDAARAYGRILAEDAATDASAGLAEMRRLVLRRRRDEPFAHPVVFTSVLDVSDHPLPSGTVMAPWGTATPDVALDCVTVDDGEALHVAWDAVADRFPDGLLDAAFARFLDTLRELTEQADDESRDRPADRPEPGGERHRMVYEWNDTAVPYRAEGPVHLRFEEQAALRPDAVALRWRGGTMSYGELNRRANLVAGALRRRGVTAGTPIAISVRRGPAMAVSVLGVLKAGGVYVPVDPSLPAERAAGMLEDTAVRTVLTTPAAPAWAVPPGIGVLDVESDDLSGADVPDPGNAEPVTGPDSTAYLIFTSGSTGRPKCVSVAHRSLHNLFGWCERTFGFGPEDTGLCVTSLGFDLSVFDILGLLGTGAGLYIADETEQLDPELLTEVLLREPITFWNSAPTTLAQLAPLFGRYREHPGRHDLRLVFLSGDYTPLSLPGVLREVFDQADLVSLGGATEATVWSNWFPVGEIDPEWRSIPYGRPIDNARYYILDERMEPCPVGTEGDLYIAGDCLSLGYPGQPGVTAERFVPDPFHGGPDERMYRTGDRAAFRPDGVMTFLGRLDHQVKIRGFRVELSEIEHRVRAHPAVRDAVVLARQDGTGDRRVVAYLLAEPGQPEPSVGDLRRFAARTLPDYMVPNFAAFLPSFPATANGKLDREALPWPLPGPQEPAPEPVPVPEPGPVAEPALRRGTGTATGTGTGAVAVAGKDVLPSAGALQDELVSLLAGLIDVPEVDPTLDLWDQGATSFTLAQLSSTLRERYGRRVPVSALLAEPTVASMVRHLTGQGAGGTGTAAAAFAVPDAPTAPVVPAVVPGPTDERPADEPGVVPGPADEPGDDPGDSVEFFSPQARAEFKSAARHLRPQSDQEPVLRLTGEQLPPERFEERATRRDFDEGPLAYADFCRFLTVLRQRPEGHKPSRLYASAGDTYAVQVYLHVKPHGVAGVPEGVYYYRPGENALQRVGDGGGIDRTTHFQYNRAVYDRAAFEVYLISEPRGIAPLYGPESELYLALEAGYIGQLLMSEQQDSAVGLCPVGALAFASVRDQFRLHPGQRLLHSFMAGPVTRRAASAPTAAPAPVRAAAPEPVTAEVAVTGMAGIYPGARDLDSLWEGLSLGRSALGALPAARAAAFRAVTGSDGPSSGSFPHGFPHGGYLTGTEPFDSLLFRISPREAELLDPQLRLLLPVVWQCLEDAGHTPASLHRSAPRVGVFTAVMWHDHRQSGEDRRRAGAPAELSGAASDIPARIAHCFGFEGPAVAVDTACSSSLTALHLAVQSLRRGDCDAAVVTGVNVVAHPYHLALLTDLGLAATLPGPGAFAEENTGWSPGEGAGALLLRPLRAAAADRDVLHGVIEATGVGSAGGAGRFGTPAVDALARSLEHMLRQHGIAGRDIGYAECAASGATLADAAEVEALLRALRPAERADQPASAGGPLPLTVGTVKPNIGHLEAASGLSQLTKALLQMRHRALVPTALADRRTPLVDWEDARLDIVDGASRPWEPLAPGAPLRALVNAMSASGSYGHAVLRSASPDDHRRSDRHDR, from the coding sequence ATGAAGCCTGCAACAACCACTGTGCCGCAGCGGGCGGACAGCACCTGCGGGCGCCTGGTGGACATCCTGTGCCGCCTGTTGCCCGAGAGCGGGAGACTCACAGCCGACACGGTGCTCTCCGACGCGGGCCTGTCCTCCCTCGCCGCCGTCCGGCTGGTCCTGGAGGCCGACGCTGAATTCGGCGTCGAAGTACCGCTACCCCGGCTGCTGCAGTGCCGGACCGTGGGCGATCTGGCCGCCTGGATCGACGAGGCCGGCGGCCGTCCCGGCACCGGCGAGGCGGCCGCGCCGCCCGGTGTGCCGACGGAACCGGAGCGGCGCCACGAGCCGTTCCCCGCCACGCCGCTCCAAGAGGCGTACGTCGTCGGCAAGTACGCCGAACTGGACTCCGACGCGATCGGGTGCCATCACTACCACGAGTTCGAGCTCGACGGCCTCGACGTGGAGCGGCTCAGCAGCGCCTGGCAGCGTGTGGTGGCCCACTTCGACGCTCTCAGGCTGACCGGGGTGGGCCGCTCCCAGCGGGTGCTGGAGACGGCGCGTGCCCCGGAGCCCGTGGTGCACGAGACCGAAGGGCCCGACGACTGGGCGGCCACGGCTGCGGACGTGCGCAGCCGGATGTCGCACCACCGCTATCCGCCGGGCGAATGGCCGCCGTTCACCATCGAGATCACCCGCCGGTCACCGTCGGGCCGCGCGGTGGTGCATTTCGGCATCGACGGCGGAGTGACCGACGCGCACGGCACCGAACTGCTGCTGCGTCACTGGTGGGGGGCGTACGAGAGCGACGAGCACGAGCTGCCCCTCGCACCCTTCTCGCTCCGGGACAGCGTTGTGTTCCTCGCCCGGCGCCGCGAGAGCACCGGCCACCGCGCGGACCTGGAGTACTGGACGGAACGGCTCAAGGACCTGCCCGGCGGCCCCGACCTGCTCCTGTCCGAGCCCCCGGAACCGCCGGCGGACCTCGACTGCCACCTCCGACGCCCCCGGCGCGCTCGGCTGGTACCGGCCCAGTGGCGGGCGTTGCGGCGCAGGGCCACAGAACTGGGCGTCTCGCCGACCACCCTGGTGCTCTCGGTCTTCACCGACGTACTGGGCGGCGGCGCGCCCGCGGGCCCCTTCTCCCTCGTCCTGACGACCACCGATCGGTCGCGGATGCCGCGTGAGGCCGAGCGGCTCATCGGCCCCTACACCTCCAGTTGCGTGCTCGTCGTCGACGACGAGCCGGGCGCCCGGACGTCCCGGGAAGCGGTGGGCGCGCTGCACCAGCAGGTGTGGGAAGCCCTGTCGCACAGCTCGGTCAGCGGTGTCGAGGTGCTGCGCGAGCTACGGGCCCGGGGTACGGAGGTGCCCCGGCTGCCCGTGGTCTTCACCAGCCTGCTCGACATCGCGGTGGAGGGAGCCGACGCCGGGAGCATGGCGGACCACGAGCGCTACGCGGTCGGCCAGACCTCGGGCGTCGCCCTGGACCACCAGGTGCGGTTGCGCGCCGGGGGACTCGAAGTCCGCTGGGACACGGCGGACGCCCTCTTCCCGACAGGTACCGTCGACGCGCTGTTCAGCCGGTACTGCCAGGCATTGCAGGGGCTGTGCGAGCCCGCCGAGCCGGTATCGACGGCCGTCGCCGCGCCGCTGAACGGGCTCCAGCAGGCGTACTACGTGCCACGCGTCGCCGGCGACCGCTCACGGGGCTGTCAGCTCCACCAGAGCTTCACGGTGACGGGGTTCAACCCCGGCCGGCTGCAGGCCGCCTGGCTGCGCCTGGTGCGCGAGCACGACGTACTGCGGACTCGTGTCGGCGACGACGGGCGGCAGCGGGTGCTGCCGGACGCCCCCGCCGACCAGTGGATACCGGTGGTGGACCTCGCGGACGCCGGAGACGCCGAGGCCGAGGCCGTGGAACACGCGCTGCGCCACGACATGACGCACCGCCCCTTCCCTCTCGGCCGCGGACCCCACGCCGATCTGCGGGTCGTCCGCCGCGCGGCGGGCCGGGCCACCGTGCACCTGGCGGTGGATCTGCTGGTGGCGGACGCGCGCAGCATCGTCCTGCTGGCCAGGGAACTGTTGTGGCGGTATGCGGACCCGTCCGCCGACATTCCTGCCCATGTACCGACCTCTGTCGCTGCGCTGGCCCCTGACACCGCCCCGGCCGCCGCCGCACCGTCCTCGGGCGCGGAGCCCGCAGAGGCATCCGGCCGGGAGCACTGGCGCGCCCGGCTCGTGGACCTGCCGTCGGGCCCCCGGCTGCCCGAGGGAACGCCCGGGGCGCACGACCCGGTACGGCGCACCGGCCGGCTGACCGAGCGGGCCGCGCTGCTGCGGTGGGCAGGACGGCACGGCGTGGAGCTGGACACGGTTCTCCTCGCCGCGTACTGCGCGGCGCTCGCCGCCGAGTGGGACGAACCGTTCACGGTGCCCGTGGTGCGCTGGCAGGAGGGCGACGACTCCCGTCGCCCCGCCGAACTCACCGCGCTCAGCTGGGTGCGGTCCGCCGCGCCCGGCACCCCGCCGCCGGACGCGGCCCGCGCCTACGGCCGGATCCTGGCGGAGGACGCCGCCACCGACGCGTCCGCCGGCCTCGCCGAGATGCGCCGGCTGGTGCTGCGACGGCGCCGTGACGAGCCCTTCGCGCACCCAGTGGTCTTCACCAGCGTGCTCGACGTCTCGGACCATCCGCTGCCGTCCGGCACGGTCATGGCGCCCTGGGGGACCGCCACCCCCGACGTGGCGCTGGACTGCGTCACCGTCGACGACGGCGAAGCCCTGCACGTGGCGTGGGACGCGGTGGCCGACCGCTTTCCCGACGGCTTGCTCGACGCCGCCTTCGCACGGTTCCTCGACACGCTCCGCGAGCTCACCGAGCAGGCGGACGACGAGTCGCGGGACCGCCCTGCGGATCGCCCCGAACCGGGCGGCGAGCGGCACCGGATGGTGTACGAGTGGAACGACACCGCCGTGCCGTACCGGGCCGAAGGACCCGTCCACCTGCGGTTCGAGGAGCAGGCGGCGCTCCGCCCCGACGCGGTGGCGCTGCGCTGGCGGGGCGGGACGATGAGCTACGGCGAGCTGAACCGGCGGGCCAACCTGGTCGCCGGAGCGCTGCGGCGCCGGGGCGTCACCGCCGGGACGCCCATCGCCATCTCCGTGCGCCGCGGGCCCGCGATGGCCGTGTCGGTCCTCGGCGTGCTCAAGGCGGGCGGCGTCTACGTCCCCGTGGACCCGTCCCTGCCCGCTGAGCGCGCGGCCGGGATGTTGGAGGACACCGCGGTACGGACCGTCCTGACCACCCCCGCCGCGCCCGCGTGGGCGGTCCCGCCCGGCATCGGCGTGCTCGACGTGGAGTCGGACGACCTCAGTGGCGCGGACGTGCCCGACCCGGGGAACGCGGAGCCGGTCACCGGCCCGGACTCCACCGCCTACCTCATCTTCACCTCCGGCAGCACCGGCAGGCCCAAGTGCGTCTCGGTCGCGCACAGGTCTCTGCACAACCTGTTCGGCTGGTGCGAGCGGACCTTCGGCTTCGGGCCCGAGGACACCGGACTGTGCGTCACCTCGCTCGGCTTCGACCTGTCGGTGTTCGACATCCTCGGCCTGCTCGGCACCGGCGCCGGCCTCTACATCGCCGACGAGACCGAGCAGCTCGACCCGGAGCTCCTCACCGAGGTGCTGCTGCGCGAGCCCATCACCTTCTGGAACTCCGCGCCGACGACGCTGGCCCAACTCGCTCCGCTGTTCGGCCGGTACCGGGAGCACCCCGGGAGGCACGACCTGCGGCTGGTCTTCCTGAGCGGCGACTACACGCCGCTGTCCCTGCCCGGCGTACTCCGCGAGGTCTTCGACCAGGCGGACCTCGTCAGCCTCGGCGGCGCCACGGAGGCCACCGTATGGTCCAACTGGTTCCCGGTCGGCGAGATCGACCCGGAGTGGCGCAGCATTCCGTACGGCAGGCCCATCGACAACGCCCGCTACTACATCCTCGACGAGCGGATGGAACCGTGCCCCGTCGGCACCGAGGGCGACCTGTACATCGCCGGTGACTGTCTGAGCCTGGGCTACCCCGGCCAGCCCGGGGTGACAGCGGAGCGCTTCGTGCCCGATCCGTTCCACGGTGGTCCCGACGAGCGGATGTACCGCACCGGGGACCGGGCCGCGTTCCGTCCCGACGGTGTCATGACCTTCCTCGGGCGGCTCGACCACCAGGTCAAGATCCGCGGCTTCCGGGTCGAACTCAGCGAGATCGAGCACCGGGTGCGCGCGCATCCCGCCGTGCGGGACGCCGTGGTGCTGGCGCGCCAGGACGGCACCGGGGACCGCCGGGTGGTGGCCTACCTGCTGGCCGAGCCGGGGCAGCCCGAACCGTCGGTGGGTGACCTGCGCCGGTTCGCGGCCAGGACGTTGCCGGACTACATGGTGCCCAACTTCGCGGCCTTCCTGCCGTCGTTCCCGGCGACCGCGAACGGCAAGCTGGACCGCGAGGCCCTGCCCTGGCCGCTGCCGGGGCCACAGGAGCCGGCGCCAGAGCCGGTGCCGGTGCCTGAACCCGGGCCCGTGGCCGAACCGGCCCTGCGTCGCGGCACGGGAACGGCCACCGGCACGGGCACGGGTGCGGTTGCGGTTGCGGGGAAGGACGTCCTGCCGTCCGCCGGTGCGCTGCAGGACGAACTGGTCTCCCTGTTGGCCGGCCTGATCGACGTACCGGAGGTCGACCCGACCCTGGACCTGTGGGACCAGGGCGCCACCTCCTTCACCCTGGCCCAGCTCTCGTCCACGCTGCGCGAGCGGTACGGGCGCCGGGTCCCGGTGTCGGCGCTGCTGGCCGAACCGACGGTCGCGAGCATGGTGCGGCACCTGACGGGCCAGGGCGCGGGAGGTACGGGGACCGCCGCTGCGGCCTTCGCCGTCCCCGATGCCCCCACGGCGCCGGTGGTCCCCGCCGTCGTGCCGGGTCCGACGGACGAGCGGCCCGCGGACGAGCCCGGGGTCGTCCCCGGGCCCGCGGACGAGCCCGGGGACGACCCCGGGGACAGCGTGGAATTCTTCTCCCCGCAGGCCCGTGCGGAGTTCAAGTCCGCTGCCCGGCACCTGCGCCCGCAGAGCGACCAAGAGCCCGTGCTGCGGCTCACGGGCGAACAGCTGCCCCCGGAGCGGTTCGAGGAGCGCGCCACCCGGCGCGACTTCGACGAAGGACCGCTGGCCTACGCCGACTTCTGCCGGTTCCTCACGGTGCTGCGGCAACGGCCCGAAGGACACAAGCCCAGCAGGCTGTACGCCTCCGCCGGTGACACCTACGCGGTACAGGTCTACCTGCATGTCAAGCCGCACGGCGTAGCCGGCGTGCCCGAGGGCGTCTACTACTACCGGCCCGGCGAGAACGCGCTCCAACGGGTCGGCGACGGCGGCGGCATCGACCGCACCACGCACTTCCAGTACAACAGAGCGGTATACGACCGGGCGGCGTTCGAGGTCTACCTGATCTCCGAGCCGAGGGGCATCGCGCCCTTGTACGGGCCCGAGTCGGAGCTGTACCTCGCGCTGGAGGCGGGCTACATCGGGCAACTGCTCATGAGCGAGCAGCAGGACTCGGCCGTCGGGCTCTGCCCGGTGGGCGCCCTGGCCTTCGCATCGGTGCGCGACCAGTTCCGGCTGCACCCGGGTCAGCGGCTGCTGCACTCCTTCATGGCCGGCCCCGTCACGCGTCGCGCCGCCTCCGCGCCGACGGCCGCACCGGCCCCCGTCCGAGCTGCCGCTCCCGAACCGGTGACGGCGGAGGTCGCCGTCACCGGAATGGCGGGGATCTATCCCGGCGCGCGTGACCTCGACAGCCTCTGGGAAGGCCTCAGCCTGGGCCGTAGCGCGCTGGGAGCGCTGCCCGCCGCGCGGGCCGCCGCGTTCCGCGCCGTCACCGGGTCGGACGGGCCGTCGTCCGGGAGCTTCCCGCACGGCTTCCCCCACGGCGGATACCTGACCGGCACCGAACCCTTCGACAGCCTGTTGTTCCGCATCTCGCCCCGCGAGGCCGAGCTGCTCGACCCCCAATTGCGGCTACTGCTGCCCGTGGTGTGGCAGTGCCTGGAGGACGCGGGACACACACCAGCGTCGCTGCACCGCTCCGCGCCCCGGGTCGGCGTGTTCACCGCCGTGATGTGGCACGACCACCGGCAGTCCGGCGAGGATCGCCGACGGGCCGGCGCGCCCGCCGAACTGTCCGGCGCCGCCTCCGACATCCCCGCCCGTATCGCCCACTGCTTCGGCTTCGAGGGACCGGCCGTCGCCGTCGACACGGCCTGTTCGTCCTCGCTGACGGCCCTGCACCTCGCGGTACAGAGCCTGCGGCGCGGCGACTGTGACGCCGCCGTGGTGACCGGGGTCAACGTCGTGGCACACCCGTACCACCTGGCGCTCCTGACGGACCTCGGCCTGGCCGCCACCCTCCCGGGACCCGGCGCCTTCGCCGAGGAGAACACCGGCTGGTCGCCCGGCGAGGGCGCGGGCGCCCTGCTGCTGCGCCCGCTGCGCGCCGCCGCCGCGGACCGCGACGTGCTGCACGGCGTCATCGAGGCGACCGGCGTCGGGTCGGCCGGGGGCGCGGGACGCTTCGGTACACCGGCCGTCGACGCGCTGGCCCGTTCCCTGGAGCACATGCTGCGACAGCACGGCATCGCCGGCCGCGACATCGGGTACGCGGAGTGCGCGGCGTCCGGCGCGACACTCGCCGACGCCGCCGAGGTCGAGGCCCTGCTGCGGGCGCTGCGCCCGGCGGAGCGGGCGGACCAGCCGGCCTCGGCGGGCGGCCCGCTCCCGCTGACCGTGGGCACCGTCAAGCCCAACATCGGCCACCTGGAGGCCGCTTCCGGGCTCTCACAGCTGACCAAGGCCCTGCTCCAGATGCGGCACCGCGCGCTCGTGCCCACAGCGCTGGCCGACCGGCGTACCCCGCTGGTCGACTGGGAGGACGCCCGGCTCGACATCGTCGACGGCGCCTCCCGTCCCTGGGAGCCGCTCGCCCCAGGCGCCCCCCTGCGCGCGCTGGTCAACGCCATGTCGGCGTCCGGGTCCTACGGCCACGCCGTACTGAGGTCGGCGTCCCCCGACGACCACCGAAGGAGCGACCGACATGACCGGTAG